The following are from one region of the Hydrogenimonas sp. SS33 genome:
- a CDS encoding NAD-glutamate dehydrogenase domain-containing protein — protein MELEQRYAKACLQILRQDDLTLPDKVAQELEKRPFASEFIEDSEGTLYLKIYGREHFMLTRIVPLLKNIGLTVHSEISYTIPRGKAQVYVSRYRIGNENLEEIRRAQANILELLGRMLCRPTLPNTPLLRLTLLENLSPRELELLVAMIDFENQLILSFNIVTITDVLLKHHEVTKALLGYFYARFNPSMKRRKQAVAEKQKRIEELLRPITHITEDQVIRIFYEIVRNMVRTNYFLEKETIAFKVYTDAIEGRLEGIQPRIEAFVHHPDLSGVHLRMGKVSRGGIRWSDRFEDYRVEIRSLMLTQEGKNAIIVPSGAKGGFVIRLAREEIDKERFKHFYELYIDALLDLVDNQVDGKTLVEPRIVRYDDDDIYFVVAADKGTAHMSDTANAIALKRGFWLGDAFASGGSHGYSHKELGITAKGAMRSVERHFIEKGVNFYETPVTVVGIGSMNGDVFGNGMLLSRKFKLVAAFSHSEIFIDPDPDPETSYRERERLFRASPKGGWKYYDREKISEGGGVFMRDEKEIVLTPRMQKMFRTSRSAMSGEELVQAVLKLEADLLFNGGVGTYVKASWESNLDVGDKANENVRVDAAELRAKAVCEGGNLGFTLPARIEYAKTGGFINLDAIDNSAGVNTSDYEVNLKITLGSLVRKGQMDEESRLETLKHQAEMVVNRVLWTNYHQSLAISLDYRRSRTDLVPFLQAIALLERELPVFSRKAFHIPKDEKIAEVLDAKEGLVRPVLGTLLSYAKIFLKRLLLESDILEDAFAQEYLLKYFPKTFATLYEDEILAHPLRREIAATVMANRVVNNAGVTFVSDYDELGRERFLSKIKSYLICNQLFGSNDIRYEIFRHDYAIPAEKQYALLFEIETTLDFSVSWMIRHLSEDQIHAPTLLRYRTELAKLMEETPSKHITPVLGEETPINRFFHHLPYMKFTVAAIILHERNHRSFEETARLMYTIIKKLHINEIMEALEAYRPKSKDEHTIRKQLKEFIEFAVTSLSEKVIRYQRKDETMEEALESYLHDCEERYRELQESFGRFMESPDPKRLEDIAILVNSLMQMTLENPI, from the coding sequence ATGGAACTGGAACAGCGGTATGCCAAAGCGTGTCTGCAGATCCTTCGCCAGGATGATCTGACGCTGCCCGACAAGGTGGCGCAGGAGCTCGAAAAGCGCCCCTTCGCCTCCGAATTCATCGAGGACTCGGAAGGGACGCTCTACCTGAAAATCTACGGCCGGGAGCACTTCATGCTCACCCGCATCGTGCCGCTGCTGAAGAATATCGGCCTGACGGTGCACAGCGAGATCTCCTACACAATTCCCCGCGGCAAGGCGCAGGTCTATGTGAGCCGCTACCGTATCGGCAACGAAAACCTGGAGGAGATACGCCGGGCACAGGCGAACATTCTGGAGCTTCTTGGCCGGATGCTCTGCCGTCCCACGCTTCCCAACACGCCGCTGCTGCGCCTGACCCTGCTGGAGAACCTTTCGCCCCGGGAGCTGGAGCTGCTGGTGGCAATGATCGACTTCGAAAACCAGTTGATCCTCTCATTCAATATCGTGACGATCACCGATGTGCTGCTCAAACACCACGAAGTGACCAAAGCGCTGCTCGGCTACTTCTACGCCCGCTTCAACCCCTCCATGAAGCGGCGCAAACAGGCGGTCGCCGAGAAGCAGAAGCGGATAGAAGAGCTGCTGCGCCCCATCACCCACATCACCGAGGACCAGGTGATCCGCATCTTCTACGAAATCGTCAGAAACATGGTGCGGACCAACTACTTCCTGGAAAAAGAGACGATCGCCTTCAAGGTCTACACCGACGCCATCGAAGGGCGTCTGGAGGGGATCCAGCCCCGCATCGAAGCTTTCGTCCACCACCCTGACCTCAGCGGCGTCCACCTGCGGATGGGAAAGGTGAGCCGCGGCGGCATCCGCTGGAGCGACCGGTTCGAGGATTACCGGGTCGAGATCCGTTCCCTGATGCTGACCCAGGAGGGGAAGAACGCCATCATCGTCCCCAGCGGCGCCAAGGGGGGATTCGTCATCCGCCTTGCCAGGGAGGAGATCGACAAAGAGCGCTTCAAACATTTCTACGAACTCTACATCGACGCCCTGCTCGACCTGGTGGACAACCAGGTGGACGGCAAGACCCTGGTGGAGCCCCGGATCGTCCGCTACGACGATGACGACATCTACTTCGTCGTCGCCGCCGACAAGGGTACGGCCCATATGAGCGACACGGCCAACGCCATTGCCCTGAAACGGGGCTTCTGGCTCGGCGACGCCTTCGCCAGCGGCGGCAGCCACGGCTACAGCCACAAAGAGCTGGGCATCACCGCCAAGGGGGCAATGCGCTCCGTGGAGCGCCACTTCATCGAGAAGGGGGTCAACTTCTACGAAACGCCGGTGACCGTCGTGGGCATCGGTTCCATGAACGGCGACGTTTTCGGCAACGGCATGCTGCTGAGCCGCAAGTTCAAACTCGTCGCGGCCTTCAGCCACAGCGAAATCTTCATCGACCCCGACCCCGACCCCGAAACCTCCTACCGGGAGCGGGAACGCCTTTTCAGGGCGAGTCCCAAAGGGGGATGGAAATATTACGACAGGGAAAAGATCAGCGAGGGGGGCGGCGTCTTTATGCGGGACGAGAAGGAGATCGTCCTGACGCCCCGGATGCAGAAGATGTTCCGCACCTCCCGCAGCGCCATGAGCGGCGAGGAGCTTGTGCAGGCGGTTTTGAAGCTGGAGGCGGACCTCCTCTTCAACGGCGGCGTGGGTACCTACGTCAAGGCGAGCTGGGAAAGCAACCTGGATGTGGGGGACAAGGCCAACGAGAATGTCCGCGTCGACGCGGCGGAGCTGCGGGCGAAGGCGGTCTGTGAGGGCGGGAATCTAGGCTTCACCCTGCCGGCGCGCATCGAGTACGCCAAGACGGGAGGCTTCATCAACCTCGACGCCATCGACAACAGCGCCGGGGTCAACACCAGCGACTACGAAGTGAACCTGAAGATCACCCTGGGCTCTCTGGTGAGAAAAGGGCAGATGGACGAAGAGAGCCGGCTGGAAACGCTGAAGCACCAGGCGGAGATGGTGGTCAACCGGGTGCTTTGGACCAACTACCACCAGTCCCTGGCCATCTCCCTGGACTACCGCAGGAGCCGGACGGACCTGGTCCCCTTCCTCCAGGCGATCGCCCTGCTGGAGCGGGAGCTGCCGGTGTTCAGCCGCAAAGCCTTCCATATCCCCAAAGACGAAAAGATCGCGGAGGTCCTCGACGCCAAAGAGGGGCTGGTGCGGCCGGTTCTGGGGACGCTCCTCTCCTATGCCAAGATCTTCCTCAAGCGCCTGTTGCTGGAGAGCGATATTCTCGAAGACGCCTTCGCCCAGGAGTACCTGCTCAAATATTTCCCCAAAACCTTCGCCACCCTCTACGAAGACGAGATTCTCGCCCACCCCCTGCGGCGGGAGATCGCCGCGACGGTCATGGCCAACCGGGTCGTCAACAACGCCGGCGTCACCTTCGTCAGCGACTACGACGAACTGGGACGGGAGCGCTTTCTGTCGAAAATCAAAAGCTACCTTATCTGCAACCAGCTCTTCGGCTCCAACGACATCCGTTACGAAATCTTCCGTCACGACTACGCCATCCCCGCCGAAAAGCAGTATGCCCTTCTTTTCGAAATAGAGACGACCCTCGATTTCAGCGTCAGCTGGATGATCCGCCACCTCTCGGAAGACCAGATCCATGCCCCGACCCTGCTGCGCTACCGCACCGAGCTGGCGAAACTGATGGAGGAGACCCCCTCGAAACACATCACGCCGGTTCTGGGGGAGGAGACGCCCATCAACCGCTTCTTCCACCATCTGCCCTACATGAAGTTCACGGTGGCCGCCATCATCCTGCACGAGCGCAACCACCGCAGTTTCGAAGAGACGGCACGCCTGATGTACACCATCATCAAGAAACTCCATATCAACGAGATCATGGAGGCGCTGGAAGCGTAC